The Terriglobus sp. TAA 43 sequence CGAACTTCTCCAGGATCGCCACACCGGCAACAATGAATCCTGCACGCATGACCACTGCTCCGAGGATGCCGAAGAAGAGGACACGGCGCTGCTTGTCCGGCACAATGCGGAAGCTCTTGAAGATCAGCAGAAAGACAAAGAGGTTGTCGATGGAAAGCGACTCTTCCAACGCATAGCCCGCCAGAAATTCCTGTCCAAGCTGCGGATGCAGGTGGACGTAGACATACGCTCCGAAGGCAACAGCACCCAGTATCCACAGGGCTGTTGCTGCATAGGAACGCTTGGGCGCGCTCTCCGGTGTCGTCTTGTGCAGCAGCAGGACTTCAAGCGCCAGCAAAACCAGCAGCAAGACGTGGAAGACAATCCAATCAATGGGCTGGGCGTTGGGCATCAGTAGATTTGATGCTAATGCTTTTGGCGCGAGTCCGCGAGAAATCAACAGTTTGCGAAAAGAGAAAACCCCGTTCGCGATTCACGAACGGGGTCAGATCATTTTTATGAAAGCAGACGACTAGCCTGCAGGCAGTTCCTTCTTCTTGCGTCGGGCTGGATGTGCAACGTAGGCCACGCCGATGCTGAGTCCATACAGCACGAGCATTGGGGCTGCAAAGAGGCACATGCTGAGCGGGTCTGGCAGCGGGCAGATGATGCCCGCAATCACAAAGATGATCAGGATGGCGTAGCGGGCATGCCGCACCAGAAACTTGGCGTCCACGATGCCGAACAGCGAAAGAAAGAAAATCAGGATGGGCAGTTCAAAGGTGATGCCCAGGCCGAAGATGATGGCCGTGAAGAAGCTGGTGTATTCATCAATTGTGATGATGGCGTTGAAGCGATGGCCAAACTCACCAATGAGAACGTGCAGAGCCGAGGGCAGAACCCAACGGTAGCCAAAGTATGCTCCGGAGAAAAAGAGCAGAACTGTGGCTGCCATGAACGGCACCACAAATTTCTTTTCGTTCTTGTACATGCCCGGCGAGATGAACAGCCAGAGCTGATACAGGATGTAAGGCGCAGCCAGGATGCCACCACCGTACAAGGCAGTCTTCAGATAAATGTTCAGACCGTCAGTAGGGTGAGTGATGTTGAGCTGATAGTGCAGCTGATCCATTGGCCGCTGCACGATGTTGAAGAGCTGCTCGTGCCAGTAGTACGCAACACAAAAACCAATCAGCAGTGCAACGACGGAATGGATGAGGCGGGAGCGCAGCTCAGTGAGGTGCTCCATCAAGCTCATGCCAGGGAGTTCGGCGCGTTCGTGTACCGCTTCGCGTGCTTTTTCGATTACGTCGGACATTCCGTCTTTCTTACTATCAGTCGTTGTGTCGGTGGTCGGCATCCGTGTCGGCCGGAACAAGTTCGTGGATTTCTTCGCGAGGTTCTTCGCTGCTGATGCCAGCTTCAGAGGTGATCTCCTGATGCTCGGTATGCTCGGCTGTGGCGAAGTCCGGCGTGGGATAGCTGCCGGCTTCCGTGGGTAAACCGGTGGAGGGCGGCATCATCTTCAACGATCCAGCTTCAGCGATGGGCGTGGATTCTGTGACAGCACCTTCAATGGTTTCGCCGGAAGGAGTCTCAGAGACAGGGCCAGCGAGCGCGGCCACCTTTGCCTCGTGCTCCTTCTGCTCTTCCACGCGAAGTTCATCTTCCATCTGCATGCGGAATTCGTTGGAGGCGCGGCGGAACTCAGCCATCAGTTTGCCAAGCTGGCGCGCCAGTTTGGGCAGGTTCTTCGGACCCACCAAGATGAGGGCCAGAATGAAGATGACAACGGAGTCCTGAAAGCTGGGCATCGTGACTGTAAGGATAACAAGTTGGAGACGCTACGGGACATCTAGCGCGACAGTTACTGCAGTTTGTCGCCGCGGGTGAAGCGTTCATCCAACGGTTTGCGCTCATCCCATCCCGCTTCAGCCGCATGCCACTGGGTAATGTTCTTTTCACCCTGCAGCCAGCACAGCATCACAACCTCATCGCCGAGCTGAAATGGAAATTCCAGCAGGCCGCTGGCCAGGTCGTGGACCTCCACACCAATGGCCTCAATCTCAGTCAGCGTGTCCTTTGCCTGGGTAACGGCGGCGGTGTGTTCGGCCTTGATGCGGGACACTTCCTGCAGGTCCACACGCAAGCCACCGGAAAGGAAAATGGCCTGTGACAGCCCTGCCAGTGAGTTTTCGCGAATGGTGGCCACGGAGGCGGCCTCCTGCGCGCGTTGCAGCAGAGAATCCAGCACGGGAAGCAGCGTGTGTGCTTCGGGAAGAGTAAAGGTACGCATGGGGTTTCTCCTTTCCGCAGAGGGGCTTCGCGCAAGGATACGGCGCATGGGCCCTAAGTTCAACCAAGGGAGTTTCATCCTATCCGCATCAGCGATGCCCGATGGGAGAAATTCATACCGGTGGGGGCTGGGTATCTGTCTTGACACTGCCAGTTGAGGCATTTCTACTAAATGTTGATATGCCTGAGACTCTCCGATCCTTCCGCGAACTCTGCGCCCGCCACGGGATTGCGGTGACGCATCAGCGGCAGGTGCTGTACGAGACGATGCAGAGCATGTATGGCCACCCGTCGCCGGAAGAAGTCTTTGAGGCGGTGAAGAAGCGTATTCCGTCCATCTCGCTGGCTACCGTGTACAAGAACATCCATCTTTTCGTGGAAAGCGGCGTGTTTCGCGAGGTTTCTATCCACCACGGAACCCTGCGCGTGGAGATGAACGATATGCCGCACCATCACATGGTGTGTTCGGTATGCCGTAAGGTAACGGACCTGCCGGACGGCGATCTCGGGACCCCCCTGTTGCAGGTCGCAATGCCGGCTGGCTTCCTGGTGGAACGCGTTTCTATCGACGTGATCGGCATCTGCCCTGACTGCCAGGCTCGGCCAAACTAAAGATTTTGCAGCATGATTCCTCTCCTGTTGCGTCCAATGGATTGACTTTCCCTGCCGTCAGGAGTGGTGTTTTTTCCATGCTTCCGTTTCGTCGCGCTGTTCCCTTACTGATATCTGGCCTGTTGCTCCTGAACGGTTGCGGCACCGGCAAATTCTTCACGCCGGAAAACGGTAATTCGGGCGGCGGCGGGAACAGCGGCGGTGGAACGAACTCGGGAAATTATCTTTTCGTTGCGAATGCAGGTGCGAATACGGTCTCGGGCCTTAGCATTTCTTCTTCGGGAACCCTCTCGACGCTCAACGGCTCGCCTCTCACCTACAGCTTTCCGCCCACGGCCGTTACCGTCAGCCGCGACAACAAGTATGTGTGGGTGGGAACCGTCTCACAGATCTTCGGCTATACGATTGGCAGCGACGGCACGTTAAGTTCGTTGAACAGCGGTAACGCCATTGCCAACGCAAACTGTGCGGACATGCAGACCTCGCCGGATGGCAAATGGCTCATCGTGCTCGATGGCAGCGGCAATGCGCTGGATCTGTTCAGCATTGGCAGCGATGGCTCGTTGAGCATCGGACCGAGCGGAGGCATTGGATTCACTGTCTCGGGGACGGTCGTGCCCAAGCAACTCCGCATTGCGCCCTCGGGTGGGTTCGTCATTGCCGCTATGGGCACTGCGGGCGAGTTGTTCTTCAGCTTCAACAGCACCACCGGAGCGCTTCAATACCTGACGCAGACCGCACCGCCCAGTTTCACCAGCGATAATGCCATCGCGATCGACAGTACCAGCAGCTATCTCTACGAAGCACGCAGCGGCACCAATCCGGGCCTCGTGGTGAACACCATCACAGCCGCCGGCATTCTCACGCCGACCACGTCAACGACCTATACCGCCGGGTCACAACCGTACTCCGTAGTACTGGATAAATCCGGCAAGTACGTTTACGTGGCCAATCGCGGCGACAACAACATCTCGGGCTGGTCGATTGACGCAAACGCGAAGCTGACGGCCATCAGCGGATCGCCTTTTGCGTCCGGTGTCGCTGTGACGTCGTTGGGAGCAGATTCCACCGGCAAATACATCGCCGCAGCCGCATACTCTGGGTCACCGGATGTCACACTGTACAGCTTCGACAGCACAACCGCAGGCAAGTTGAATTCGGCCGCAACATCGTCCACCGGCACAAACGCCAGCATCGTCGCGCTCTCGTACTAAAGGGTTGCCTCCCGCCTCAGGCGTGGTTCGTCACACGCCTCGTCAACGTGGCGATGCTATCCTCAGACTCAGTGCGGATGTTGCGATTGTCTCCATTTTCGGCCCGATTTGCGTGTGTTCTAGCCCTGGGATCTACGGTCTCGCTGGTCTCCGGCTGCAATCATTTCAAGCCGAAGGTGCTGACGCATTACGTCTATGTGACGGCCAAGGGCACTTTCCTCCGCGATCGCATCGCCGCGGTATCGAACCGGACCGGCAACGTGGTCAACGGTCAGCGGCTGGAAATTCTGGAACAAAATCGCCGCTTTTACCGTGTGAAGACGGACAACGGCGAGATTGGCTGGATTGACGAACGCGCCGTCGCCACAGAAAAAATTGCGGACGCCTTCGAGCAGCTCCAGAAAGACCACGAGAACGATGCCGTCGTCGCCACAGGCACGGTCAGCGACGATGTCTATCTGCACATCTCCCCCGGCATTCAGACGGATCGTTTCTACCGTCTTGCCGACGGCGACAAGCTAAAGCTTCTCCAACGCGCTTCCATCCAGAAGCCTCTTCCTCCCGGCCAGACCGTGGAAAGCATGGCTCGCGCCAAGGGCATCCAGGTGAAGGAAGGTGAAGTGCTGAAACCGCCCATGCAGGACTGGTGGCTGGTGCGCGACACGAAGAATCACACTGGCTGGATGACCAGCGGCCTGCTCAACACCGATGTGCCGGAGGCCATCTCGCGTTATGCCGAGGGCCAGCGCATCGTGGGCGCTTACATCATCAACAAGGTGATAGATCCGGAGATTGAGGGCGCCAGCAAAGAGGTCCCGCAGTACGTCACCGTCACCAGCCCATACGAGGCCGGCCTGCCCTACGACTTCAATCAGGTTCGCGTCTACTCGTGGAATTTGAAGCGGCATCGCTACGAAACGGCGAACCGCGATCGAAACATCCTGGGCTATTTCCCCGTAAAGATTGCTTCCGATCCCGGAACTCCAGCGCATGACCGCCTGCCGGGTACGGGCCCCGCCCCCACCTACATCTACACTGTGCTGGCAGCCGGTGCACCCGTGCCGCAGGCCGACACGAATGGCCAGATCCGCGTGGCCAAGGGCCAGCTTGTTACCAAGACATACCGCCTGGAAGGCAACATTACGCGACGCGTCCTTCCTCCAGGCACCCAACCGCCCGCCGAGGCCCAGCTACAACCCGTGGAGAAGAAGGAAAAGGCAGGCAAGAAGCGCCGCTAACCCCACATCCAACGTTTCCTCTCCGTTTCGCGTCTTTCTCCCAAATGGGAACTGAATGACGCGGTATGGCGTTCCACGAAAAGAACTTCTGCGAATCCCGACCGTCTTGTACTTCATGCGCCTTTTGCCTTGGCTGTGCGGCCTGATCTTTTTTTGCGCCGCCACACCGAACGTTGTCATGGCACAGGAAGCCGGACAAGCATCCATGCTTGCCAAGGCGTCTCTCGTGGGCACGGTACAGGACGGAGACGGCGCCCTGTTGCCCGGCGCGCGCGTGGAAGTCCTGTCCGGCGGTGTGACCGTGGTCGCCTTCGCCGACGAAGATGGCGTCTTTCACGCGTACGGCGTCACGCCCGGCACCTATCGACTGCACATCACCGCGAACGGTTTCTTCGCGGACACGCGCACCGGAGAGATTCTTCCCGGCGAAGAGAAGGATCTGGATTCGATTGAGCTGCGTCCCCTTGGTGAGTTCGCGACCGTCACCGTGATCGCGACAGAAAAAGAGGTCGCCACGGAGCAGGTGAACCTCGAGATGAAGCAGCGCGTACTCGGCGTCGTCCCCAATTTCTATGTGGTCTACGATGCGAGCCCGGCTCCTCTCTCCAAGGGACAGAAGTTTCACCTGGCATGGCGTTCCACGCTGGACCCGTTTTCATTTGCAAGTGCGGCCATCGTCGCCGGAGTAGAACAAGCCAACAACAGCTTCAGCGGCTATGGCACAGGCCCCTCCGGCTATGCCAAACGCTATGGTGCATCCTTCGCAGACGGAGCCATCAGCACATTCCTCGGCGGCGCCATTCTTCCGGTCGTCTTTCATCAGGACCCGCGCTATCGCTATCAGGGAACAGGTTCTGTCCTATCCCGCACGCGCCACGCCGCCGCCAGCGTGATCTTCTGCCGCAACGACCAGAACAAGACGGTCTTCAACTACTCCAATGTCATTGGGAACTTCGCCTCTGCAGGCATCAGCAATCTCTACTATCCCGCCAGCGATCGCAACGGAGCAGGACTAACGCTACAGAATGCGGCCGTAGGAACAGCGTTCGGCATCTTCGGCGCAATGATGCAGGAGTTCGTGGTCCCCAAGCTGACGCCGCGTTTGCACGGACGCGACAAACGATGAGATGTATCCGTTGCGAGCGAGTCCGAACAACTCGCTCGCAACGAAGCCTTAATTCACGCGCTCAAACACCACAACGGTTGAGTCGTAGTCATCACGCATATTCAGCGTGACGCCCGCGCCCATCAGCACCGCACCGCTCACAGTCTGCTCGCCGCGATACTTCTCCGCATCCAGCGCACGCACGCGATACATGGCATTCGCATCCAGTCCCTTCAAACGCACCGGCGGATACGCCACACGCAGCCGCTGCGAATGCAGATACGCCAGCAGCACAGCCTGCGATCCATCGCGAGACACATACTGCATCTGCGTCTCATCGCGATCCAGCGGCGACTGCAAACGATACTGCGCGCCTTGTTGCACCGTTGTACGAATCGTCTTGTAGAACGACACCAGCTTCGCGCTCAGCGCCATATCCGCATCGCTGAACTTGTTCAGATTGTTGCCAACGCCAAGCGCACCCTGCATCGCAACAACAAAGCGATACTGCAGCGGGATACCGCGCCGCTCCGGGTGCGAAATATCTGTTGTCCACGCCACCATCACCTGCGGCGTATAGGCGTGGCTGAAGCCATACTGCAGATCAAGCCGATCCAACGCATCGGTGTTGTCGCTGGTCCACACCTCATCGGTGCGCTCCAGAATACCCAGGTCCACACGGCCACCACCACCGCTGCACGATTCAATCTCCAGCTTCGGATGCTTCTTCCGCAGGCGATCCAGAATCTCATACAGATTCTGCACATACTTCACGTTGATGGCCTTCTCCGCATCCACATCACGATGCGCAGCACTCGTACCCGGAGCTGTATCCCATCCCGGCTCGCTCCAGTTGCGGTTGTAATCCCACTTCAGATACGCAATGTCATTCTCAGTAACCAGCTTGTCCAGCCACTCAAACGTCCACTCCTTCACGTCTTCACGCGCCAGGTTCAGCAGCAGTTGATTGCGCTGTTCCGTACGCTGACGATCCGGCATCTGCATCGCCCACTCAGGATGTTTGCGATACAGATCGCTGTTCGGGTTCACCATCTCCGGCTCAACCCAGATGCCGAAATCCATACCCAGGCCATGCACCTTATCAATCAGCGGCTTCAAACCGTTCGGAAACTTCTGCTTGTTCAGATACCAGTCACCCAGCCCGCGATGATCGTCATTGCGTTCACCAAACCAGCCATCGTCAATCACGAAGCGTTCCACGCCCAGCTTCGCTGCCTTCTCCGCCAGTTGCATCTGCATCTGGTCGGTAAAGTTCATCTCCGTCGCTTCCCAGCTGTTGTAGACAATCGCGCGCGGCTTCGGTGGCTGTCCCGCACCCTGTCGCAGCGGCAGAATCTCATCCGTCTGGAAACGATGCAGCACACGCGACGCGGCACCCTGCCCGCCGTCGGTATAACCCGCATAAAACTTCGGCGTCTCCATGGACTGTCCCGCAGCCAGCGTGGCATGGAAATCAAACGGATTGAACCCGCCCGTCACCTTCACCATGTGCAGACTCGTGTCTTCCACCGTCATCCGCCAGCTTCCGCTCCAGCCAAGTTCCCCAAACCAAACCGGCCCCGCATCTTCCGTCGTCTGGTCCGTACGGCCAATCGCAAACCAGGGATTCGCGCGATGCGACGTGCTTCCCTTCCGGCTCTCCAGCACACGCTCGCCCGCCTGGATCCTTTCGTTATGCAACTGCCACTCACCGCCCCACATGCCGGTAAGCCAGTTCAGACTGTAGGCAGACTTCTCCGTCTCGGGATACTGCGGCAGCGTCCACGTAGCGCTCGCAGCCTGCTCCAACTGCACCGGCGTCTTACCCGTGTTCTCAATGCGCGACCATCGCGCAATCACACCCTCGGGATACGCCTTGTAATACAGGTGAACGCGCAACGGCTGCGCTGTATCCTTCAGCACAATCTCCAGCTCATCCGCGCTGGTCTTCGCGGATTCAAACTTCAGGATCGACGTCCGGTCGCCATTACTGAAATCCGCCTTCAGAGCCGACTCCGTGAACAGGCCCTCGCCCCACGCTGGATACTCCATCGGCATGGTTGAAATCTGTGGATCGAACGAAGCGCGCTCCGGCGGAGCCTTCACCGCAGGCAGCGCCGCGTTTGCAGGCAGTTTCGGGCCCCAGTACAACGACTGCAGCATGCCCAGGTCGTTCACGCCCACGGCATAGGTCATCGTGCCCGCGCTCACAAACCACGTCTTCTTCGCGGCGTCTTCGCGTACCGCAACCTGCGCCACCAACGAAGAACTCGCCACGGCGCACAGAACCAACGAAACCATCTGTTTCAGCATGTCAGCAACTCTATCGCGCTCCACGCCCCGCTGGCGACCCTGCAATAATGGATGTATGAGCGATATCCGTGTTGAAGCTGCGTCCGCAAGCTATACCGTCCATGTGGACCGCAACATCCTCGCGTCCATCGCAGCGCGCACAGCGCCTCTCGCAAAGAAGATTTCGCAGGTCTTTATCGTCACCTCGCCGGAGATTGACCTACTTTGGGCCGGGTCCGTCCGCAACGGATTTGAAGCCCTCGGTAAACAGGTAACGACGTTACTCATCCCTGCAGGCGAATCGCACAAACGCATGACCACCATCGAGCGCCTGCTGGAAGAACTGGCGCAGCATGGAGCCGACCGCGACACACTCCTCGTCGCACTTGGCGGCGGCGTCCTCGGCGACCTGACCGGCTTCCTCGCCGCCATCTGGATGCGCGGCGTGCCATTCATTCAGGTGCCTACGACTCTGCTCTCGCAGGTGGACTCCTCCGTGGGTGGCAAGACCGGCGCAAATCTCGCCGCAGGCAAAAACCTCGTAGGCGCGTTCTATCATCCGCTCGCGGTCTTCGCAGACCTCGATACGCTATCGACACTGCCGCCACGCGAACTCCACGCAGGCCTGCAGGAGAGCGTAAAAGCCGGCGTCATCCGCTATCCCAAGCTCTTCGCATTCATGGAGCAGAACGCAGAAGCCATTCGCAACGGCGACATCACGGTACTGCAGCGCGTCATTGAAGACAGCATCCGCATGAAGGCTGAAGTCGTTGAAGAAGACGAGCGCGAAAGCGGCCTGCGCATGATCCTGAACTTTGGCCACACCGTGGGCCACGCCATTGAAGCAGCCACCGGCTACAAGCAATTGCTGCACGGCGAAGCCATCGGATGGGGCATGATCGCCGCTGTCCGCCTCTCTCAATCGCGCAACCTGCTCGATGAAGCCACTGCATCACGCATCACAAATCTGGTGCATGCCTTTGGTCCCCTGCCGCCGTTTGAAGCAGAAGCGCAGCGTCTCGTCACCCTCACCGGTTCTGACAAGAAAAAGCGCAGCGGCACACTCTCCTTCATCCTGCCCACCAGCATCGGCACAGTCGATATTGTGCGCGACGTCACAGAAGCGGAACTCCTCGCCGCCGTGGAATCCATGCTTGCGGAGATGCGCGCACCTGAGACGGTGACTGCATGACCGCTCTGCAATCCGCGAAAGGCGCACGTCCCGAAGGCGCAACAACAGACGAAGAAGCAGCCATCGCCGTACAAAAAATGTTCGATGAGATTGCGCCGCAGTACGACCGCGCCAATCACATCCTCAGCATGGGCATGGACCGCGTCTGGTGGAACAGCACCGCACGCTTCTTCGACGCAACACTGAAGCAGCCACAATCGCGCGTGCTCGACCTCTGTTGCGGCACCGCAGATATGACGGCGGCTCTGCTCGCGCGTCGTCCTGCGAACGCAGAATCCATCCTCGCCGTCGACTTCTCGCACGAGATGATCGAACGCGGTCGCATCAAGATGCAGGGCAAACCCGTCGAATTCATCGAGGCCGACGCCCTCAACCTGCCCATTGATGACGCATCGCTCGACCTCGTCGTCAGCGCCTTCGGCTTCCGCAATCTCGCAGACTACAACGCAGGCCTGCGCGAAATCCGTCGCGTCCTCAAGCCCGGCGGCCGCATCGGCATCCTCGACTTCTCCATGCCGCCCGCGCCGCTGAAGCAGATGTACCGTCTCTACTTCCGCCATGTTCTGCCACGCATCGGCGGCATGATCTCCGGCTCGCAGGATTCGTACGCCTATCTTCCCGCCAGCGTAGAGCGTTTTCCCGCACCAAAAGACTTCTTACGCATGATGGAAGCCGCGTCATTCAACGAAACTCGTTGGCAGCCATATCTCTTCGGCATCGCGGGCCTCTGGTCCGCAACCGCCTTGTAACAACTCGAACATCAGCATCCTGCATACTGGGTGCGGCATCTCATAAGTGAGCCGGGGACCCACGGCGAATTCCACCAACAAAACACAGGAGCAACACGATGTCACAGGCATCCGCTTACGCCGCGC is a genomic window containing:
- a CDS encoding carboxypeptidase-like regulatory domain-containing protein; translated protein: MAQEAGQASMLAKASLVGTVQDGDGALLPGARVEVLSGGVTVVAFADEDGVFHAYGVTPGTYRLHITANGFFADTRTGEILPGEEKDLDSIELRPLGEFATVTVIATEKEVATEQVNLEMKQRVLGVVPNFYVVYDASPAPLSKGQKFHLAWRSTLDPFSFASAAIVAGVEQANNSFSGYGTGPSGYAKRYGASFADGAISTFLGGAILPVVFHQDPRYRYQGTGSVLSRTRHAAASVIFCRNDQNKTVFNYSNVIGNFASAGISNLYYPASDRNGAGLTLQNAAVGTAFGIFGAMMQEFVVPKLTPRLHGRDKR
- a CDS encoding DUF2203 domain-containing protein, which produces MRTFTLPEAHTLLPVLDSLLQRAQEAASVATIRENSLAGLSQAIFLSGGLRVDLQEVSRIKAEHTAAVTQAKDTLTEIEAIGVEVHDLASGLLEFPFQLGDEVVMLCWLQGEKNITQWHAAEAGWDERKPLDERFTRGDKLQ
- a CDS encoding Fur family transcriptional regulator: MPETLRSFRELCARHGIAVTHQRQVLYETMQSMYGHPSPEEVFEAVKKRIPSISLATVYKNIHLFVESGVFREVSIHHGTLRVEMNDMPHHHMVCSVCRKVTDLPDGDLGTPLLQVAMPAGFLVERVSIDVIGICPDCQARPN
- the aroB gene encoding 3-dehydroquinate synthase, translated to MSDIRVEAASASYTVHVDRNILASIAARTAPLAKKISQVFIVTSPEIDLLWAGSVRNGFEALGKQVTTLLIPAGESHKRMTTIERLLEELAQHGADRDTLLVALGGGVLGDLTGFLAAIWMRGVPFIQVPTTLLSQVDSSVGGKTGANLAAGKNLVGAFYHPLAVFADLDTLSTLPPRELHAGLQESVKAGVIRYPKLFAFMEQNAEAIRNGDITVLQRVIEDSIRMKAEVVEEDERESGLRMILNFGHTVGHAIEAATGYKQLLHGEAIGWGMIAAVRLSQSRNLLDEATASRITNLVHAFGPLPPFEAEAQRLVTLTGSDKKKRSGTLSFILPTSIGTVDIVRDVTEAELLAAVESMLAEMRAPETVTA
- the ubiE gene encoding bifunctional demethylmenaquinone methyltransferase/2-methoxy-6-polyprenyl-1,4-benzoquinol methylase UbiE, whose amino-acid sequence is MTALQSAKGARPEGATTDEEAAIAVQKMFDEIAPQYDRANHILSMGMDRVWWNSTARFFDATLKQPQSRVLDLCCGTADMTAALLARRPANAESILAVDFSHEMIERGRIKMQGKPVEFIEADALNLPIDDASLDLVVSAFGFRNLADYNAGLREIRRVLKPGGRIGILDFSMPPAPLKQMYRLYFRHVLPRIGGMISGSQDSYAYLPASVERFPAPKDFLRMMEAASFNETRWQPYLFGIAGLWSATAL
- a CDS encoding alpha-galactosidase, producing MLKQMVSLVLCAVASSSLVAQVAVREDAAKKTWFVSAGTMTYAVGVNDLGMLQSLYWGPKLPANAALPAVKAPPERASFDPQISTMPMEYPAWGEGLFTESALKADFSNGDRTSILKFESAKTSADELEIVLKDTAQPLRVHLYYKAYPEGVIARWSRIENTGKTPVQLEQAASATWTLPQYPETEKSAYSLNWLTGMWGGEWQLHNERIQAGERVLESRKGSTSHRANPWFAIGRTDQTTEDAGPVWFGELGWSGSWRMTVEDTSLHMVKVTGGFNPFDFHATLAAGQSMETPKFYAGYTDGGQGAASRVLHRFQTDEILPLRQGAGQPPKPRAIVYNSWEATEMNFTDQMQMQLAEKAAKLGVERFVIDDGWFGERNDDHRGLGDWYLNKQKFPNGLKPLIDKVHGLGMDFGIWVEPEMVNPNSDLYRKHPEWAMQMPDRQRTEQRNQLLLNLAREDVKEWTFEWLDKLVTENDIAYLKWDYNRNWSEPGWDTAPGTSAAHRDVDAEKAINVKYVQNLYEILDRLRKKHPKLEIESCSGGGGRVDLGILERTDEVWTSDNTDALDRLDLQYGFSHAYTPQVMVAWTTDISHPERRGIPLQYRFVVAMQGALGVGNNLNKFSDADMALSAKLVSFYKTIRTTVQQGAQYRLQSPLDRDETQMQYVSRDGSQAVLLAYLHSQRLRVAYPPVRLKGLDANAMYRVRALDAEKYRGEQTVSGAVLMGAGVTLNMRDDYDSTVVVFERVN
- a CDS encoding SH3 domain-containing protein, producing MSPFSARFACVLALGSTVSLVSGCNHFKPKVLTHYVYVTAKGTFLRDRIAAVSNRTGNVVNGQRLEILEQNRRFYRVKTDNGEIGWIDERAVATEKIADAFEQLQKDHENDAVVATGTVSDDVYLHISPGIQTDRFYRLADGDKLKLLQRASIQKPLPPGQTVESMARAKGIQVKEGEVLKPPMQDWWLVRDTKNHTGWMTSGLLNTDVPEAISRYAEGQRIVGAYIINKVIDPEIEGASKEVPQYVTVTSPYEAGLPYDFNQVRVYSWNLKRHRYETANRDRNILGYFPVKIASDPGTPAHDRLPGTGPAPTYIYTVLAAGAPVPQADTNGQIRVAKGQLVTKTYRLEGNITRRVLPPGTQPPAEAQLQPVEKKEKAGKKRR
- the tatC gene encoding twin-arginine translocase subunit TatC codes for the protein MSDVIEKAREAVHERAELPGMSLMEHLTELRSRLIHSVVALLIGFCVAYYWHEQLFNIVQRPMDQLHYQLNITHPTDGLNIYLKTALYGGGILAAPYILYQLWLFISPGMYKNEKKFVVPFMAATVLLFFSGAYFGYRWVLPSALHVLIGEFGHRFNAIITIDEYTSFFTAIIFGLGITFELPILIFFLSLFGIVDAKFLVRHARYAILIIFVIAGIICPLPDPLSMCLFAAPMLVLYGLSIGVAYVAHPARRKKKELPAG
- a CDS encoding beta-propeller fold lactonase family protein, which translates into the protein MLPFRRAVPLLISGLLLLNGCGTGKFFTPENGNSGGGGNSGGGTNSGNYLFVANAGANTVSGLSISSSGTLSTLNGSPLTYSFPPTAVTVSRDNKYVWVGTVSQIFGYTIGSDGTLSSLNSGNAIANANCADMQTSPDGKWLIVLDGSGNALDLFSIGSDGSLSIGPSGGIGFTVSGTVVPKQLRIAPSGGFVIAAMGTAGELFFSFNSTTGALQYLTQTAPPSFTSDNAIAIDSTSSYLYEARSGTNPGLVVNTITAAGILTPTTSTTYTAGSQPYSVVLDKSGKYVYVANRGDNNISGWSIDANAKLTAISGSPFASGVAVTSLGADSTGKYIAAAAYSGSPDVTLYSFDSTTAGKLNSAATSSTGTNASIVALSY
- a CDS encoding twin-arginine translocase TatA/TatE family subunit; the protein is MPSFQDSVVIFILALILVGPKNLPKLARQLGKLMAEFRRASNEFRMQMEDELRVEEQKEHEAKVAALAGPVSETPSGETIEGAVTESTPIAEAGSLKMMPPSTGLPTEAGSYPTPDFATAEHTEHQEITSEAGISSEEPREEIHELVPADTDADHRHND